DNA sequence from the Salvia splendens isolate huo1 chromosome 19, SspV2, whole genome shotgun sequence genome:
cctaaaaaaaaaatttaacaagaacttcgttgtgttatattaaaataggaaaattatacaacgaaagttttctagtttaaaaacaacaacccgAAAACCCATATCACTTCTACTTTCTCGTTGAAGTAGTCTTCCATCAACCGGGGGTCAGCCCCGGCATGGTCACAGTTGATATACCGCCGATGATAGAACGGCCGAGGGACCGCCACCGCCTCTGCCGCCGCTTCCGCCTCGTCAGCGTCACGTTGCACCGCTGCAAcaaggttttggaactccagTTCTACCACTTCTTGGAActgttcatcgtcggaatccataaTTCAAAAGTTGAATTGAAATAGATTGGAAAGAGTGGTGTTTGAATTGGGGATTGGAAGTGTAAAATGGagtggaaaaaaatggaaatggaagtaatatttataaaataattttcgaaaaaaaaaattatatcgcggcccagccgcgaaacgtggcccgctgcagtggagggccgcggctctcTCTCGGCTCTCGGCCATCAGCCGCgtctctcggctctctgcagtagggggccgcgcaccgagccgcgggccgcggctcccccactgtggacactcGTACATTTTAGAAGTAAATTTTTAAATTGGAACAAAATCagttaaaaaaagaaagaaaaaaagaccgCGAAGATCTCCAAAGTAGAGGAGACAGCTTCAATGTCGGATTTTCCACCTTGACATTTCAGTCTGAAAAAACATTCAAATAAACATTCTTTCTCCTTCAATTTCTCTAATTTCCCAACTCAATTCCTTCGTTTGTTGATTCGCGTGAGATCGAAAATGGGGAGGGTAGCTGTCGGGGTGGCGGTGATCGGGGCGGCAGTGGTGGTGGCCGGTGCGGCGCTGGTGGTGCGTCAGCGGATGAAGAACTCTGGGAGGTGGGCGAGCGTGAGGGCGGTGGTGAAGGAATTGGAGGAGAAATGTGGGACCCCCGACGCCAGATTGAAGCAGATTGCAGACGCCCTTAATGTTGAAATGCATGCTGGTTTGGCTTCTGAGGGCGGCAGCAAGCTCAAGATGCTCATCAGCTATGTCGATAATCTCCCCACCGGGTATGTGCATTACGTCattattagtttatttttaggttattttaaaaataatctgGATGTGAGGTCATTTTTAGATAGAACTGGCAATTTTTGGCACGACACGAATCCGtacgaaattaatgggtttgggttAGAGCTTCTTgcgttcgtgtccttatcgggtcgacctgTTAAGAACACGCAaattcgtgtcgtgttcgtgatACCCATTAAGAaatgttattattatattattaatttttattatttaaaaatgatgttttttttgttaGATTTAGTTGGATTTTGTTGCTATGTATCCATTGATATTATTGTTCGTTAAATCAAATTGTGTAAacagattttaaattttttatcggATTTTTAATGATCAGATTCAAAGTTTTGTAACTTTTATTAATCATGAGCCGTTGTTAACAGGTTCTAACCGTGTTATTAGGTTCTAACCgtgttatcaggtcgtgttgctATAGTGCCATGTCAtatacgtgttgttatcgtgtcgtgttgacccaaGGTGGTTCATGTCATTAATGGGTTCGTGCCGTGTTCGGGTTTGAGGGTAgcaggtcgtgttcgtgttcaggtttggggttttcttaacgggtcgtgttcgtgtttgtccTTATTGGGGCATGTCGTTAACATGTTGACCCTATAACGACCCAatacgcacgatttgccacccctattTTTAGATCATCCTTCTAAAATGACCAATTATTTTATTCCCAAGTTATAatcttaaaatattaattttttgtataaaataaTTGAGTGTGTGGAACAGCATCCCTGATGTGGTTGATAGCCTCATCAGGGGATCCAAACCCGAATTCATAAGTTTCTTGATAATTAGATGGTTCTTTGATGTGGATGGAGAGTTTGCAAGATCTGTTTTTTTTCATGTATGTGGGGCACCTTGTTTGTTTGTGTGGAGGTTGATATGATTTTTGATGTGCCCTGTATTGTGTAGATTCAAGAAATGTTCATAATCTAGCCATTTGTAGCTTGTTTGGTTCGATTTGCCAATCCGAGGTTTTCGAGCATGATTCTTTAACAAAAGATTTATGCATAAGTCCTTGTTGTGCCATGGAATTGCAGATGGATGATTAGACATTCTTGTTTTTAGGCTGAGTTTGTTGGCTTATAGTATTCATTTGGTTTGTGTGGCAGTGATGAGGAAGGTGTCTTTTATGCACTAGATCTTGGTGGGACGAACTTCCGTGTATTGCGCGTTGAGCTAGGAGGCAAAGATCGTGGCGTTGTCCATCAGGAATTTGCCGAGGCATCAATCCCCCCAGCGCTGATGAGTGGAAGCTCGGACGTCAGGATTTACTTATTGTTCATGTAGTTTGCCAGTTTTAACGACATTATTGATCGAACCAATCCTGTTATTTTCAGGCACTTTTTGACTATATTGCGGAGAAGCTTGCTTCGTTTGTGAATGACGAAGAACGGATTTATGAACAGCCTGCTGGGAAGGAGAGGGAGTTGGGCTTCACTTTCTCGTTCCCGGTGATGCAGAACTCGATAAATTCTGGAACTCTAATTAGGTGGACGAAAGGATTCTCTATTGATGACGCGGTACTGTTTCATCTCAAGCACATTTTTACTTGTTAAATTGCATTTAAACATCGACCGTTGTAGGTTGGCCAAGACGTGGTGGTTGAAATAACGAAAGCCCTGAAGAGAAAGGGCGTTGATATGCGGGTGGCAGCTTTGGTGcgtttgtttattttgtttcgTGAAACAAATAAACGTACTTGAAGAGAAAGGGCGTTGATTTACGTTTGTGATTATCGTGCCAGATTAATGATACGATCGGGACATTAGCAGGAGGGAGACATTCTGATCCCGATGTCTCTGTTGCTGTAATACTGGGCACTGGATCGAATGCTGCATATGTCGAACGTGCTCAAGCCATCCCTAAATGGCACGGTCCTCTGCCTAAATCTGGAGAAATGGTTAGCTTTCTCCTTTACGCTTAAAGCTATTAATGTGATCGGTCAAAAGAATCGTTCAAGGCTCAAATCTTACGCGACACAGGCGATAAACATGGAGTGGGGCAACTTCAGATCGTCTCATCTCCCACTGACCGAGTATGACAGCGCAATGGATGCTGAAAGCCTGAACCCGGGTGAACAGGTACTAGTGGTGTCTTATTTCGTTATTCGACTGCTTAACTCATTAAATAACTTTTGCGAATGCAGATATTCGAGAAGCTGATTTCTGGGATGTACTTGGGAGAGATTTTACGCCGCGTTTTGCTTAGGTTGGCTGAAGAAGCGTGCTTTTTTGGCGATGAAATTCCGGCCAAACTCAGAAGTCCATTCATTTTGAGGTATTTCTATGAAGTAATGAGGTTTATAATCACTTCAACTTTTTACATGATGATTTGATCCAATCTTACTAACGTAGTTTATTTATCACACGACTCGTCACTTCAATCTGTGGTTGCGTGAGAACGATATAACGTGATTTATGCATTTGAAACTGCGAACATAGAAAATAATGAACGACGAATATGCACAATGTATGAAAGAAACGAAAAAAAAGGGAAGAAGTCGTTGATACATAGGCTTGATTTTGGAGCGTATATACACGCAGGACGCCTGAAATGTCGGCTATGC
Encoded proteins:
- the LOC121778386 gene encoding hexokinase-1-like isoform X1 — encoded protein: MGRVAVGVAVIGAAVVVAGAALVVRQRMKNSGRWASVRAVVKELEEKCGTPDARLKQIADALNVEMHAGLASEGGSKLKMLISYVDNLPTGDEEGVFYALDLGGTNFRVLRVELGGKDRGVVHQEFAEASIPPALMSGSSDALFDYIAEKLASFVNDEERIYEQPAGKERELGFTFSFPVMQNSINSGTLIRWTKGFSIDDAVGQDVVVEITKALKRKGVDMRVAALINDTIGTLAGGRHSDPDVSVAVILGTGSNAAYVERAQAIPKWHGPLPKSGEMAINMEWGNFRSSHLPLTEYDSAMDAESLNPGEQIFEKLISGMYLGEILRRVLLRLAEEACFFGDEIPAKLRSPFILRTPEMSAMHHDTSPDLKVVGDKLKSVLEISHTSVKKRRVVVELINIISSRGARLAAAGILGVLKKLGKDVSKEKTIIAMDGGLYEHYTEYRKCLESTVFDLLGDATGTSVVFEHYVDGSGIGAALIAASHSLYLDDKF
- the LOC121778386 gene encoding hexokinase-1-like isoform X2 translates to MWMESLQDLFFFIDEEGVFYALDLGGTNFRVLRVELGGKDRGVVHQEFAEASIPPALMSGSSDALFDYIAEKLASFVNDEERIYEQPAGKERELGFTFSFPVMQNSINSGTLIRWTKGFSIDDAVGQDVVVEITKALKRKGVDMRVAALINDTIGTLAGGRHSDPDVSVAVILGTGSNAAYVERAQAIPKWHGPLPKSGEMAINMEWGNFRSSHLPLTEYDSAMDAESLNPGEQIFEKLISGMYLGEILRRVLLRLAEEACFFGDEIPAKLRSPFILRTPEMSAMHHDTSPDLKVVGDKLKSVLEISHTSVKKRRVVVELINIISSRGARLAAAGILGVLKKLGKDVSKEKTIIAMDGGLYEHYTEYRKCLESTVFDLLGDATGTSVVFEHYVDGSGIGAALIAASHSLYLDDKF